The Xenorhabdus doucetiae genome has a window encoding:
- a CDS encoding MdtB/MuxB family multidrug efflux RND transporter permease subunit — MQSDAPITGGGPSRLFILRPVATTLFMIAILLAGIIGYRMLPVSALPQVDYPTIQVVTLYPGANPDVMTSAVTAPLERQFGQMSGLKQMSSRSSGGASVITLVFQLSLPLDVAEQDVQAAINSASNLLPDDLPYPPIYSKVNPADPPILTLAVTSDAVAMTQVQDMVETRVAQRISQVSGVGLVTLAGGQRPAVRVKLNAQAVAAQGLDSNVIRSAIMKANVNSAKGSFDGPTRSITISSNDQMKSIDDYRNLIVAYKNSAPVRLRDVATIEQGVENSKLGAWANEKPAIVINVQRQPGANVIETTDNIRAMLPELISSLPKSVKVDILTDRTVSIRHSVADVQFELLLAIALVVMVIYLFLRNVTATLIPSIAVPLSLVGTFAVMYFCGFSVNNLTLMALTIATGFVVDDAIVVIENISRYIERGEKPLAAALKGAGEIGFTIISLTFSLIAVLIPLLFMGDIVGRLFREFAITLAVAILISAVVSLTLTPMMCARMLKSEANIKHNRFEQACERFFERLIAVYAVFLKRVLNHPWMTLGVALGTLALTALLYVMIPKGFFPLQDNGLIQGTLEAPQSISFNAMADKQRQVTALLLNDPAVDNITTFIGVDGSNPTLNNARLQITLKPLSQRDARIDEVIPRLQARIAKVPDVKLYLQPTQDLTIDTQVSRTQYQFTLQATSLDELAVWVPKLQHALQQRPELVDIGNNWQNQGLVAYLNVNRDMASRFGISMDAVDNALYNAFGQRLISTIYTQSNQYRVILEQDTQNSPGLAAINHLYLTGNDGKMVPLNAIATVEQRLGNLSIDHLQQFPSATFSFNVAKDSSLEQAVNAVKEAKQAIKMPKDIITQFQGATLAFQDALSNTLWLILAAVVAMYIVLGILYESFIHPVTILSTLPTAGVGALLALIVGGYELDIIAIIGIILLIGIVKKNAIMMIDFALAAEREKGMSPYEAIYQACLLRFRPILMTTMAALLGALPLMLSTGIGAELRRPLGVSMVGGLIMSQILTLFTTPVIYLLFDQLAHYYRNHRNNKQDQRIRLDKASDNPQEPL, encoded by the coding sequence ATGCAATCTGATGCGCCAATAACAGGCGGAGGGCCATCCCGCCTGTTTATCTTACGTCCGGTTGCCACGACGCTGTTTATGATTGCGATCTTGCTGGCTGGGATCATTGGTTACCGGATGCTGCCGGTTTCTGCCTTGCCGCAAGTGGATTACCCCACTATCCAAGTGGTCACACTGTATCCCGGTGCCAATCCCGATGTGATGACATCCGCGGTTACCGCACCGCTGGAGCGTCAGTTTGGTCAGATGTCCGGCCTAAAGCAGATGTCTTCCCGAAGTTCCGGTGGGGCTTCGGTTATCACATTGGTATTCCAGCTCTCATTGCCGCTGGATGTGGCAGAGCAGGATGTGCAGGCGGCGATCAATTCAGCCAGTAATTTACTGCCTGATGATCTGCCTTATCCGCCGATTTACAGCAAAGTCAATCCGGCTGATCCCCCGATATTGACGCTGGCTGTCACCTCTGATGCCGTGGCGATGACTCAGGTGCAAGATATGGTGGAAACCCGCGTAGCCCAGCGTATTTCTCAAGTCAGTGGTGTCGGTTTGGTCACCTTGGCGGGCGGGCAACGCCCCGCTGTCCGGGTGAAATTGAATGCACAAGCCGTCGCAGCGCAAGGATTAGACAGCAATGTGATCCGTTCTGCCATCATGAAAGCCAATGTGAATTCGGCAAAAGGCAGCTTTGACGGGCCGACGCGCTCCATCACCATCTCTTCCAACGATCAAATGAAGTCTATCGACGATTACCGCAATTTAATCGTCGCTTATAAAAACAGTGCTCCGGTTCGCCTGCGTGATGTCGCGACCATTGAACAGGGCGTGGAAAATAGCAAATTGGGCGCATGGGCCAATGAAAAGCCGGCTATCGTCATTAATGTTCAGCGCCAGCCCGGCGCGAATGTGATTGAGACGACGGATAATATCCGTGCTATGCTGCCAGAATTGATCAGCAGCCTGCCCAAGTCCGTCAAGGTGGACATTCTGACAGACCGTACCGTCTCGATCCGCCATTCAGTCGCAGATGTGCAGTTTGAACTGTTGCTGGCGATTGCGCTGGTCGTCATGGTGATTTACCTGTTTTTACGCAATGTCACGGCCACCTTGATCCCCAGTATTGCCGTACCACTTTCGCTGGTAGGCACCTTTGCCGTGATGTACTTTTGCGGCTTTTCCGTCAATAACCTCACCTTAATGGCCTTAACCATCGCAACCGGCTTTGTGGTGGATGATGCGATTGTGGTGATAGAAAATATTTCCCGCTATATTGAACGGGGAGAAAAACCGCTGGCAGCGGCGCTAAAAGGGGCGGGAGAAATTGGCTTTACGATTATCTCCCTGACGTTCTCACTCATTGCCGTCCTGATCCCGCTGCTGTTTATGGGCGATATCGTCGGCCGGCTGTTCCGGGAATTCGCCATTACCCTGGCTGTCGCCATTTTAATTTCTGCCGTGGTGTCATTGACACTGACACCAATGATGTGTGCAAGGATGCTGAAATCTGAAGCGAATATTAAGCACAATCGCTTCGAACAGGCCTGTGAACGTTTCTTTGAACGTCTGATTGCCGTCTATGCCGTCTTCCTGAAACGGGTATTGAATCACCCTTGGATGACACTTGGCGTTGCACTCGGTACGCTGGCGCTGACTGCCCTGCTCTATGTCATGATCCCCAAGGGATTCTTCCCCTTGCAGGACAACGGCTTGATTCAGGGTACACTGGAAGCCCCCCAATCCATTTCATTTAATGCCATGGCAGATAAACAGCGGCAAGTCACAGCGCTGTTATTAAACGATCCGGCGGTGGACAATATCACGACCTTTATCGGTGTCGATGGCAGCAATCCAACCCTGAATAATGCGCGCCTGCAAATCACGTTGAAGCCCCTCAGTCAGCGGGACGCTCGTATTGATGAGGTGATCCCACGCCTACAGGCACGTATTGCCAAAGTCCCTGACGTCAAATTATACCTGCAACCGACACAGGATTTGACCATTGATACCCAAGTATCGCGCACGCAATACCAGTTTACCTTGCAAGCCACTTCGCTCGATGAGCTGGCAGTCTGGGTACCCAAGTTGCAACATGCCCTGCAACAACGGCCGGAATTGGTGGATATCGGTAACAACTGGCAAAATCAGGGGCTGGTGGCTTACCTCAACGTGAACCGAGATATGGCCAGCCGCTTCGGGATCTCGATGGACGCCGTGGATAATGCGTTGTATAACGCTTTTGGCCAACGTCTGATTTCGACGATTTACACGCAATCCAATCAGTATCGCGTTATTCTTGAGCAAGATACGCAAAATTCACCGGGGCTGGCAGCGATAAACCATCTTTATCTAACGGGTAATGATGGAAAAATGGTGCCCCTTAATGCCATTGCCACCGTCGAACAGCGGCTGGGGAATTTGTCTATCGATCACCTGCAACAATTTCCTTCTGCCACTTTCTCATTCAATGTGGCGAAAGATTCGTCCCTTGAACAAGCCGTCAATGCGGTCAAGGAGGCAAAACAGGCGATCAAAATGCCAAAAGACATTATCACGCAATTTCAGGGAGCAACACTCGCGTTCCAGGATGCGCTCAGTAATACTCTTTGGCTGATTTTGGCGGCTGTCGTCGCCATGTATATCGTGCTCGGCATCCTGTACGAAAGTTTTATTCACCCTGTCACCATCTTGTCCACCTTGCCGACGGCGGGTGTCGGTGCCTTGTTGGCGTTGATTGTCGGTGGATATGAGCTGGATATTATCGCCATTATTGGGATTATTCTTCTGATCGGCATTGTGAAGAAAAACGCCATCATGATGATTGATTTTGCGCTGGCCGCAGAGCGGGAAAAAGGCATGTCCCCTTATGAAGCCATTTATCAAGCCTGTCTGTTGCGTTTCAGGCCGATATTGATGACAACAATGGCAGCGCTGCTGGGGGCACTGCCACTGATGCTGAGTACCGGTATCGGTGCAGAACTGCGTCGCCCTTTAGGTGTCAGCATGGTAGGGGGGCTTATCATGAGCCAGATCCTGACTTTGTTCACAACACCCGTGATTTATCTGCTATTTGATCAGTTAGCGCATTATTACCGGAATCACAGAAATAATAAGCAAGACCAGCGAATCAGGCTTGATAAGGCCTCAGATAACCCTCAGGAGCCGCTGTGA
- the mdtC gene encoding multidrug efflux RND transporter permease subunit MdtC: MKFFALFIQRPVATTLLSLAITLCGALSFILLPVAPLPQVDFPVITVHAAMPGASPETMASSVTTPLERALGRIAGVKEMASTSSLGTSYIYLEFDLDRDINGAARDVQAAINASQSLLPSGMPSKPGYHKANLSDAPIMILTLTSDNYSEGQLYDLASTRLAQKISQIEGVSKVSVGGSSLPAIRLELNPNALFNQGVSLNDVSNAIRNANLRFPTGYVDSDKQSWQLHTNDELKTPDDYRSVIVRYNHGAPVRLQDIANVKHSIEDTRAAGMSGNKSAIVLIIRREAGANIIATVQRIRDQFPALQASLPANIQLKVAQDRSPAIHASLQEVKRALAIAVALVILVVFLFLHSGRATLIPAIAVPVSLIGTFTAMYLCGFSLNNLSLMALTIATGFVVDDAIVVLENISRHLNAGLKPMQAALKGTREVGFTVLAMSLSLVAVFIPLVLIDELLGRLFRDFAVTLATAIGISLFISLTLTPMMCAHLLKSSPQHAQKQTRGFGKVLLRIQQSYARSLQWVLKHTRWVLLILVGVIALNIWLYISIPKTFFPQQDTGKMLGFVVADQSISFQAMRGKMKRFMQAVDDDPTVDNVVGFTGGDSINTGFMFISLKPLKERSESIQQVITRLRSQLPKEAGARLYLVPVQDLGSGGRGGKSIYQFNLLSDDFGELRKWSPVVKKALQRLPQLVDVNADDDEEAKGAEIAITYDRDVMARLGINVAEANNLLNSAFGQRQVSTIYTPLNQYKVVMEVEPQYNQDPSALEKMFVINSKGERIPLSYFAHWYPANAPLDVYHQGLSASSTIAFDVAPGYTLSDAISAIERTITELGVPSAVRSSFAGTAQDFQESERSQLLVILAAIVTVYLVLGVLYESYIHPLTILSTLPSAGVGALLALELFNTPFSLIAMIGIMLLVGIVKKNAIIMVDFALEAQRNGKLSAQEAIFQASLLRFRPIMMTTLSALFGALPLVLSNGDGAELRLPLGITIVGGLVVSQLLTLYTTPVVYLFFDRLREKWRLRHAKRTATQSQIVDSDC, translated from the coding sequence GTGAAATTCTTCGCCCTCTTTATCCAGCGGCCGGTTGCCACAACATTGCTGAGTTTAGCCATTACCCTGTGTGGTGCGCTCAGTTTTATCTTGCTGCCTGTAGCGCCGCTGCCACAGGTTGATTTTCCCGTGATAACGGTTCACGCAGCCATGCCCGGCGCATCACCAGAAACGATGGCGTCTTCCGTGACGACACCGCTGGAACGCGCATTAGGCCGGATAGCCGGGGTCAAAGAGATGGCTTCTACCAGCTCGCTGGGCACCTCTTATATTTATTTGGAATTTGATCTCGATCGGGATATCAATGGCGCAGCACGGGATGTCCAAGCCGCCATCAATGCCAGCCAAAGTTTGTTGCCTTCCGGTATGCCAAGCAAACCGGGATATCATAAAGCGAATCTGTCAGACGCCCCGATCATGATCCTGACGCTTACCTCAGACAATTATAGTGAGGGTCAACTGTATGATCTGGCTTCCACCCGGCTGGCGCAAAAAATTTCTCAGATAGAAGGCGTCAGTAAGGTCAGTGTCGGCGGGAGTTCATTACCGGCAATACGCCTTGAACTCAACCCTAATGCCCTCTTCAACCAAGGCGTTTCTCTCAACGATGTCAGTAATGCTATCAGGAATGCTAATCTCCGGTTTCCAACAGGTTATGTTGATTCCGATAAACAGAGCTGGCAGCTACACACTAATGACGAACTGAAAACACCTGACGATTACCGCTCCGTTATTGTCCGTTATAATCATGGAGCACCGGTCAGGTTGCAGGATATCGCCAATGTTAAGCACTCTATCGAGGATACTCGCGCAGCCGGCATGTCTGGAAATAAATCGGCGATTGTGCTGATTATCCGCCGTGAAGCGGGTGCCAATATTATCGCAACCGTTCAACGCATTCGTGATCAATTTCCTGCCTTGCAAGCCTCCTTGCCGGCCAATATTCAGCTAAAGGTGGCCCAAGATCGTTCACCGGCCATTCACGCTTCCCTGCAAGAAGTCAAGCGGGCACTCGCCATTGCCGTCGCGCTGGTGATTCTGGTCGTGTTCCTGTTTTTGCATTCTGGCCGGGCGACATTGATTCCGGCCATTGCGGTTCCGGTATCACTGATTGGTACGTTTACCGCCATGTACTTATGCGGTTTCAGTCTGAATAACCTTTCTTTGATGGCATTAACCATTGCCACCGGATTTGTTGTTGATGATGCCATTGTGGTACTGGAGAATATTTCCCGCCATCTGAATGCCGGGTTAAAGCCCATGCAGGCCGCCCTCAAAGGCACCAGGGAAGTGGGATTCACGGTGTTAGCCATGAGCTTATCCCTCGTTGCGGTATTTATTCCCCTCGTCTTGATCGATGAATTACTCGGCAGATTATTCCGGGATTTTGCTGTCACACTGGCAACCGCCATCGGGATCTCCCTGTTCATTTCACTTACCTTGACCCCGATGATGTGCGCGCATCTGCTGAAATCCTCCCCCCAACATGCACAAAAGCAGACACGGGGATTCGGCAAGGTATTGTTGCGCATTCAGCAAAGCTATGCCCGTTCATTGCAATGGGTGCTCAAGCATACTCGCTGGGTATTGTTGATATTGGTAGGCGTTATCGCCCTGAATATCTGGCTCTATATCAGCATTCCGAAAACGTTTTTCCCACAACAAGATACCGGGAAAATGCTGGGGTTTGTGGTGGCGGATCAAAGCATTTCATTTCAGGCCATGCGGGGAAAAATGAAACGCTTTATGCAGGCGGTTGATGATGATCCCACCGTGGATAATGTCGTGGGTTTTACCGGTGGTGACAGCATCAATACCGGCTTTATGTTTATTTCACTGAAACCCTTGAAAGAACGTAGCGAAAGTATCCAGCAAGTGATCACCCGCTTAAGAAGCCAGCTACCCAAGGAAGCAGGCGCACGGTTATATTTAGTGCCAGTTCAGGATCTAGGAAGCGGAGGACGGGGAGGCAAATCGATTTATCAATTTAACTTACTGTCCGATGATTTTGGTGAACTGCGTAAATGGAGTCCTGTTGTCAAGAAAGCATTGCAAAGGTTGCCTCAGTTGGTGGATGTCAATGCCGATGATGACGAAGAGGCGAAAGGCGCTGAAATCGCGATTACCTATGATCGTGATGTGATGGCGCGTTTAGGTATCAATGTTGCCGAGGCAAATAATTTGCTCAATAGCGCCTTTGGGCAAAGACAGGTTTCCACCATTTATACCCCTTTGAATCAATATAAGGTGGTGATGGAAGTTGAACCGCAATACAACCAAGATCCCAGTGCGCTGGAGAAAATGTTTGTCATTAATAGCAAAGGCGAACGTATTCCCCTCTCCTACTTTGCCCATTGGTATCCGGCCAATGCCCCCTTGGACGTTTATCACCAAGGGCTGTCGGCATCTTCCACCATCGCCTTTGATGTGGCACCGGGTTATACGCTGTCTGATGCCATCAGTGCAATAGAAAGGACAATAACAGAACTGGGCGTTCCGTCAGCGGTACGCAGCTCGTTTGCAGGCACTGCACAGGATTTTCAGGAGAGCGAACGCTCCCAGTTACTGGTGATCCTTGCCGCCATCGTCACGGTTTATCTGGTGCTTGGTGTACTTTATGAGAGTTATATTCACCCCCTGACTATTCTTTCTACCCTGCCTTCTGCGGGAGTCGGTGCTTTGCTGGCGCTGGAACTGTTCAATACCCCATTTAGCCTTATCGCCATGATTGGGATTATGCTGTTAGTTGGCATTGTCAAGAAAAACGCCATTATCATGGTCGATTTTGCCCTTGAAGCGCAACGCAATGGTAAGCTCAGTGCCCAGGAAGCGATTTTTCAGGCCAGTTTATTGCGATTCCGTCCGATCATGATGACAACGCTTTCTGCGCTGTTTGGGGCTTTACCTTTGGTACTGAGCAATGGTGATGGTGCCGAATTACGTTTACCGCTGGGGATCACGATCGTTGGTGGTCTGGTGGTAAGCCAACTTCTCACTCTGTATACCACGCCGGTTGTGTATCTGTTTTTTGACCGATTGCGTGAAAAATGGCGCCTTCGTCATGCAAAGCGCACTGCAACACAGTCTCAGATAGTTGATTCAGATTGCTGA
- the baeS gene encoding envelope stress sensor histidine kinase BaeS has translation MKMGISSKLFLAIFATCMLVLVTMHWGIYLSFQHGFIGYIKQNSQTRADMLAEALTEQYQQYGNWHFLTQNDRAIFQIIRTIEQGDNSQQQSKSHGWRPQFWIVDARMNRLVGHSNDIPAESYRRPVTYDNNIVGWVIVSASDKITRQADISFAHQQQFTSWAIVGFSTLLALIATFLLSRGLLRPVKRLVEGTHKLAAGDFSVRVVPSSKDEIGKLASDFNQLASTLEKNEQMRRNYMADISHELRTPLSVLRGELEALQDGVRELTPETIPSLLTEVAILTKLVDDLHLLSLSNRGSLTYRKEPVNVNELLQISIANYHGRFSDKQIRLVLNLKDNVTLFADPNRLTQLFHNLLENSLLYTNEHGKVIIHGYSDQQKWVLDVQDSAPGLTAEQYQHVFERFYRCESSRNRASGGSGLGLAICYNIVEAHNGIIHAESSPLGGIKIRVELPLIKLSELETR, from the coding sequence ATAAAAATGGGCATCAGCAGTAAACTTTTTCTGGCAATTTTTGCCACTTGTATGCTGGTATTGGTTACCATGCACTGGGGCATTTACCTCAGCTTTCAACACGGTTTTATTGGCTATATCAAGCAAAATAGTCAAACTCGAGCTGATATGCTGGCAGAAGCCTTGACAGAACAATACCAGCAATACGGCAATTGGCATTTTCTGACCCAAAATGATCGGGCGATATTTCAAATTATCCGCACGATTGAACAGGGTGACAATTCCCAGCAACAAAGCAAATCTCATGGTTGGCGCCCCCAATTTTGGATTGTGGACGCTCGCATGAACCGTTTGGTCGGGCATTCGAATGATATTCCGGCGGAAAGTTATCGCAGGCCAGTCACCTATGACAATAATATTGTCGGCTGGGTCATTGTCAGCGCATCAGACAAGATTACCCGTCAGGCTGATATTAGTTTCGCCCATCAGCAACAATTTACCAGTTGGGCTATTGTCGGTTTTTCAACTTTATTGGCACTGATTGCCACTTTTCTTCTCTCCCGTGGTCTGTTAAGACCGGTTAAACGGCTGGTAGAAGGGACACATAAACTCGCAGCAGGTGATTTTAGTGTCCGTGTCGTTCCATCCAGTAAAGATGAAATCGGTAAATTGGCGTCAGATTTTAACCAACTTGCCAGTACGCTGGAAAAAAATGAACAGATGCGCCGTAATTATATGGCTGATATCTCCCATGAACTGCGTACCCCACTTTCTGTTCTGCGTGGTGAACTGGAAGCCTTGCAAGATGGTGTACGGGAACTAACACCAGAAACTATTCCTTCTTTGCTCACCGAAGTGGCTATCTTAACAAAGCTGGTAGACGATCTGCATTTATTATCCCTGTCTAATCGTGGTTCACTGACTTATAGAAAAGAGCCGGTTAATGTCAATGAATTACTGCAAATCTCCATAGCGAATTATCATGGCCGTTTTTCGGATAAACAAATCAGGTTGGTATTGAATTTAAAAGACAACGTAACACTGTTTGCCGATCCCAATCGACTCACGCAGCTATTTCACAATTTACTGGAAAATAGCCTGCTTTACACGAATGAGCATGGAAAGGTGATTATTCATGGATATTCAGATCAACAAAAATGGGTATTGGATGTACAAGACAGCGCCCCCGGACTGACGGCTGAACAATATCAGCATGTTTTTGAACGTTTTTATCGCTGCGAATCTTCCCGTAACCGTGCAAGCGGAGGTTCAGGGCTTGGGCTGGCAATTTGCTATAACATCGTTGAAGCCCATAATGGCATCATTCACGCAGAAAGCTCACCTTTAGGTGGTATTAAAATTCGCGTAGAATTACCATTGATTAAATTATCTGAACTTGAAACACGCTAA
- the baeR gene encoding envelope stress response regulator BaeR has protein sequence MSTPLTQYTVLIVEDEPKLGQLLVDYLQSADYQTQWLKRGDEVIAHVQKYQPHLILLDLMLPGLDGLSICREIRQFSDIPVVMMTAKTEEIDRLLGLEIGADDYICKPYSPREMVARVKTILRRCYRPKDIISVQGALTIDENHFQARYCEQVLELTPVEFRLLKIMSSQPGRVFSRDQLLNNLYDDHRIVNDRTIDSHIKNLRRKLEQLDGDKSFIRSIYGLGYRWEAEICRLM, from the coding sequence ATGAGCACACCGCTGACACAATATACTGTTCTAATCGTTGAAGATGAACCCAAGTTGGGGCAACTGTTGGTTGATTATCTGCAATCCGCGGATTACCAAACTCAATGGCTCAAACGAGGTGATGAAGTCATCGCCCATGTGCAAAAATACCAACCCCATCTTATCTTGCTTGATCTGATGTTACCCGGCCTTGATGGGTTGTCGATCTGTCGGGAAATCCGTCAGTTTTCCGATATCCCGGTTGTGATGATGACAGCAAAAACGGAAGAAATTGATCGGCTACTCGGCCTGGAAATCGGGGCTGACGATTATATCTGCAAGCCTTATAGCCCACGGGAAATGGTCGCCAGAGTAAAAACCATCTTACGCCGTTGCTACCGCCCGAAAGATATTATCAGTGTGCAGGGTGCACTGACTATTGATGAAAACCACTTTCAGGCGCGTTATTGTGAGCAGGTGCTTGAACTCACTCCGGTTGAGTTCCGTCTGCTGAAAATTATGTCCAGCCAGCCGGGGCGGGTTTTTTCCCGCGATCAGTTATTGAATAACCTTTATGACGATCACCGTATTGTGAATGATCGTACTATTGACAGCCACATTAAAAACTTGCGCCGTAAACTGGAGCAATTGGATGGCGATAAATCGTTTATCCGCTCCATTTACGGATTGGGCTATCGTTGGGAAGCCGAAATCTGCCGTTTAATGTGA
- a CDS encoding MFS transporter: MPVAILALAIATFGIATTEFIVAGLLPEIATEFSISIPTAGYMVTSYALGVFVGAPVLIILGGRIERKKMLSMLMVLFIIGNALTTFSPTFYLAIIGRIVASLTHGAFMGIGAIIAAELAPENKKTTAIALMFSGMTLANLVGIPLGTWIGKAISWRVTFAIITVIGIIALVGILKLLPKFDQKAPVSIKKELLAFTNIHVLLAMGITVLGPAAFFTTITYIAPLMVNVAGFSESAITWLLLVLGLGFFFGNIVGGKLADKAMMPLLYWTLGLQALILFIFWLYGNNPFIACLSIFLMAALGFATVSPIQRLVMDKAQEAGAPNLVSSVNIGFFNLGNAVGAWLGGVIIASHYGYATLNLAGGLLALMALLLAVISGLQKNQRR, encoded by the coding sequence ATGCCTGTAGCTATTTTGGCTCTAGCCATAGCGACATTTGGGATCGCGACGACTGAATTTATTGTCGCGGGTTTACTTCCTGAAATCGCAACCGAATTTAGTATTTCAATACCAACCGCGGGTTATATGGTAACCAGTTATGCCCTTGGTGTATTTGTTGGAGCACCTGTTCTAATAATTTTGGGGGGGCGGATAGAAAGGAAAAAGATGCTTTCCATGTTGATGGTATTATTTATCATCGGAAATGCACTGACGACTTTTTCCCCGACATTTTATCTGGCCATTATTGGCCGAATTGTGGCTTCCCTGACCCACGGGGCATTTATGGGGATCGGTGCAATTATTGCTGCTGAGTTGGCACCAGAAAATAAAAAAACGACCGCTATCGCATTAATGTTTAGTGGAATGACACTGGCTAATTTGGTCGGCATACCGCTTGGAACCTGGATAGGGAAGGCCATTTCCTGGCGTGTCACTTTTGCCATCATTACGGTGATTGGCATTATCGCCTTAGTTGGAATTTTAAAGTTATTACCTAAATTCGATCAGAAAGCCCCGGTCAGTATTAAAAAAGAATTGCTAGCTTTCACCAATATCCATGTGCTTTTGGCGATGGGGATCACTGTCTTAGGCCCCGCTGCATTTTTTACGACGATTACCTATATTGCGCCATTGATGGTGAATGTTGCCGGATTCTCTGAGAGCGCAATTACCTGGCTCCTTCTGGTTTTGGGGCTAGGGTTTTTCTTTGGCAATATTGTGGGTGGAAAACTTGCAGATAAGGCAATGATGCCATTGTTGTATTGGACTTTAGGGCTACAAGCCTTAATTCTGTTTATTTTCTGGCTTTATGGCAATAATCCATTCATTGCCTGTTTGAGTATATTTCTAATGGCGGCATTGGGTTTTGCCACGGTATCGCCAATTCAGCGGCTGGTCATGGATAAAGCTCAGGAAGCCGGTGCACCTAATCTGGTTTCTTCTGTCAATATCGGCTTCTTTAATTTGGGCAATGCAGTAGGGGCATGGCTGGGTGGTGTGATTATCGCATCTCATTATGGCTACGCAACCCTTAATCTGGCGGGAGGATTATTAGCCTTAATGGCATTGTTATTAGCGGTTATTTCAGGTCTGCAAAAAAACCAGCGGCGCTGA
- a CDS encoding YegP family protein encodes MATGHYDLKKTKNGQFYFNLVTTSGDIILNSEMYTTKAAANKGIHSVRVNSPDKARHEVRKNKSGKPYFVLKARNHQIIAISEAHTNEASMKKCMQSVMKIGPTEKVRDLTKQN; translated from the coding sequence ATGGCTACTGGGCATTATGATCTTAAGAAAACAAAGAACGGGCAATTTTATTTCAATCTGGTGACAACAAGTGGTGACATTATTCTGAACAGTGAAATGTATACCACCAAAGCGGCTGCCAATAAGGGTATTCACTCTGTGCGAGTCAATTCTCCCGACAAGGCTCGCCATGAAGTGAGAAAAAATAAATCAGGCAAACCCTATTTTGTCCTGAAAGCCCGAAATCATCAGATTATTGCTATCAGTGAAGCCCACACTAATGAAGCAAGCATGAAGAAATGTATGCAGTCTGTCATGAAAATCGGGCCGACAGAAAAAGTCCGTGATCTGACCAAACAGAATTGA